The DNA sequence CTGGTCGCGATCAGGGCCAGCCACTTGGCGTTCTTCTGCGATGCGGCGTCGTCGCCGCGCAGGAACAGGGCCAGGATGCCCGCCGCCACGATCGGCAGGAAGGTGATGATGGAAAGAAGGTTCGTCATGTCAGTGCGCGCCCCGCATCATCACCCAGATCAGCAAGCCCACGATGCCCAGAACCATCGCGAAGGCGTAGTGGAACAGATAGCCCGACTGCACCCGTCCGGCGAACCGGGTCAGGCGCGGGATGATTCCCAAGGCTAGCCCGTTGATGGCGCCGTCGATAACGGCTCCGTCACCGGCCGTCCACAGCTTGCGGCCGATCCAGCGCGCGGGACGCACGAAGATCGCGTCATAGGCCTGGTCGAAGTACCACTTGTTCAGCAGGAACTGGTACAGGCCCCGCTGTTGTGCCGCCAGCTGGCCGGGCAGTTCGGGACGGCGGATGTACATCAGCCACGCCAGACCGAACCCGATCAGCATCGCGATGAACGGCGACACCTTGACCCAGGCGGGGACATAGTGGGCGTCATGCATCACGTGGTTGTCCGGCCGCATGTAGATCGCACCGGGCGTCACGGCATAGCTGGCGATGTCGGCCGGATCCTCGGCCGCGCCTGCGGCGGCGTGGGTTGCGGCACCCTCGGGCTCCGCTGCGGGGGCCTCGGCCACGCTGCCTTCCAGGGCCGTGCCGGTGCCCGCGACGGCGGCGCCTTCGGCATGTCCGGCCTCCTCGTGGTGGACGGCGGCCTCGATCCCGAAGAAGCCGGCAACGCCCTCCTCCTCGAAGAAGCTGTTGTACCAGATCATGCCTGCGAAGATCGAGCCGAAGGCCAGCACGACCAGCGGCGCGGTCATCACGCGCGGGCTCTCATGCGCGTGGTCATGCGCATGATGATCGCCGCGCGGCGTGCCGAAGAACGTCATGAACATCAGTCGCCAGGAATAGAAGCTGGTCATCAGCGCGGCGATCACCAGCATCCAGAAGGCATAGGTGCTGCCGACGAAGGCGCTCTCGATCACGGCATCCTTGGACAGGAAGCCCGCGAAGCCGATATGGGTCAGCGGGATGCCCACGCCCGTGATGGCCAGCGTGCCGATCATCATTGCCGCGAAGGTCAGCGGGATCTTCTTGCGCAGCCCCCCATAGTTTCGCATGTCCTGCTCGTGATGCATCGCGTGGATCACCGAACCCGCGCCCAGGAACAGCATGGCCTTGAAGAAGGCATGCGTGAATAGGTGGAACATGGCGACCGAATAGACGCCGACGCCTGCTGCTACGAACATGTAGCCCAGCTGCGAACAGGTCGAATAGGCGATGACGCGCTTGATGTCGTTCTGGACCAGACCGACAGTCGCCGCGAAGAAGGCGGTGGTCGCGCCGATATAGACGATGAACATCTTGGCTTCGGGCGCGAATTCGTAAAGCGGCGACATCCGGCAGACCAGGAACACGCCCGCGGTGACCATGGTCGCCGCGTGGATCAGGGCCGACACCGGGGTCGGGCCCTCCATCGCGTCGGGCAGCCAGGTGTGCAGGAACAGCTGCGCCGACTTGCCCATTGCGCCGATGAAAAGCAGGATCGCCAGCACGTTGGCGGCGTTCCAGTCACGCCACAGGAAGGTCATCTCGGTCTGGGCCAGCATCGGGACCTGGGCGAAGATCTCGTCGAACTGGATCGACCCGGTCATCCACCAAAGGCCGAAGATGCCCAGCAGGAAGCCGAAGTCACCAACGCGGTTGACGATGAACGCCTTCATCGCGGCGGCGCCCGCCGACTGCTTCTTGAAGTAGAAGCCGATCAGCAGATACGAGGCGACGCCCACGCCTTCCCAACCGAAGAACATCTGCAGCAGGTTGTCGGAGGTCACCAGCATCAGCATCGAGAAGGTGAAGAACGACAGATAGGCGAAGAAACGCGCGCGGTAGGGCTCGTCGTCGCCGAAATTCTCGTCATGCGCCATGTAGCCGAAGCTGTAGAGGTGCACGAGCGCCGAGACCGAATTGATCACGATCAGCATGATCGCGGTCAGGCGGTCCAGTCGGATCGCCCATTCGGAGGTGAAGTCGCCCGAGACGATCCAGTCCATGACGGGGATGCTCTGCGGCTCGCCCAGGGTCAGGAAGACCACCCACGACAGGGCCGCGGCGGCAAACAGTATGGTGGTCGTCAGGATCTGCGCGCCGCGCTCTCCGATCAGGCGCCATCCGAAGCCCGCGATCAGCGCACCCAGCAGGGGCGCGAAAAGAATGAACTGAGCCATGACCCTAACCTTTCATCACGTTGACATCTTCCACCGCGATCGTACCGCGGTTGCGGAAGAAGACGACCAGGATGGCCAGGCCGATGGCCGCTTCGGCCGCGGCGACGGTCAGGATGAACATGGTGAAGATCTGCCCGCCCAGATCGCCCAGATGGGCTGAAAAGGCGACGAAGTTGATGTTGACCGCCAGCAGCATCAGCTCGATCGACATCAGGATGACGATGACGTTCTTGCGGTTCACGAAGATGCCGAAGATCCCGGCGACGAACAATATCGCGCCCACGACCAGGTAATGTGTCAATCCGATCATCAGTTCAGTCCCTCCGGGCTCTCTCACCCGTTGATATTCCGTTGGCTGGGGCGAAGGCTTACAGCCCCTGCCCCGGCTTGACGTCGCGCAGCTGCATGGCCTTGGCCGGATCGCGGTGCATCTGGGCGATCACGTCCTGGCGCTTGACGTTGGTGCGGTGCCGCATGGTCAGCGTGATCGCCCCGATCATCGCGACCAGCAGGATCAGGCCCGAGATCTGGAACGGCAGGATGTAGCGGTCATAGAGCAGCAGACCGATCGCGTTAGTGTTCAGAACCTCGGTCGCCATCGGCACGGACCGCAGGGTCGCCGACTGATCGCTGCTTTCCCACGCGCCATAGGCGATGGCCAGCTGCGCCAGCAGGACGATGGCGATCAGGCCGGCCAGCGGCAGATAGCGGGCGAACTCGCCCTTCAGCTTGGTGAAGTCCACGTCCAGCATCATGACCACGAAGAGGAACAGCACCGCGACCGCACCGACATAGACGATGATCAGCAGCATGGCCACGAACTCGGCGCCCAGCAGGACGAACAGCCCCGCGGCCGACAGGAAGGCCAGGATCAGCCACAGCACCGAATGGACCGGGTTGCGCGCCAGCACCACCATGAAGCCCGCCGTGCAGACAGAGATGGCGAACAGGTAGAATGCGAATGTCATCATGACTGGGGGCTCCCCTCGGATTCGGTAAAGACGCCCTGGGCGATCTCCAGCGCCTTCTGCATCGCCGGCAGGCCGCCGAACATGCCCATCTGATAGATCACCTCGGCGATCTCGCGCGGGGTGGCGCCTGCCTCGATGGCGTGGCGGATGGTCATGCGCATCTGCGGTTCGGCCAGCGCGCCCTGCACGGTCATCGCCGCAATGGTCACCAGCAGGCGGGTGCGCGCATCCAGGCCGTCGCGGTTGAAGGTCTTGCCGAACCACATCTCCAGCATGTCCGCGGGCATGGTCGGGAACATCTTCTCGAACGCCTTGACGTCGAAATGCTCCAGCGCCGGATTGAAGGTCCGCGCCATCTCCTGTCCCTGGCTCAGCATCTGCTGGAACATCTTGGTGAAGGGATCGGTCATCTGTAGGGCGCGTCCATCGCCAGGTTGCGCGCGATCTCGGATTCCCAACGAGCGCCGTTATCCAGCAGCTTGTCCTTGTTGTAGAACAACTCCTCGCGGGTCTCAGTGGCGAATTCAAAGTTCGGCCCTTCGACGATCGCATCGACCGGGCAGGCCTCCTGGCAGAAGCCGCAATAGATGCACTTGGTCATGTCGATGTCATAGCGCGTCGTGCGGCGCGAGCCATCGTCGCGCGGTTCGGCATCGATGGTGATCGCCTGCGCAGGGCAGATCGCTTCGCACAGCTTGCAGGCGATGCAGCGCTCCTCGCCGTTGGGATAGCGGCGCAGGGCGTGCTCGCCGCGGAAGCGCGGCGACAGCGGACCCTTTTCGTGGGGATAGTTGATGGTCGCCTTGGGCGCGAAGAAATAGCGCATGCCCAGGCCGAACCCTTTGATGAAATCCACCATCAGGAAGTACTTGGTGGCGCGGACGACGTCGAAAGCCATCTTTTACACTCCTGCCCAACGGGCCCAGAAGGTCCCGAAGACTTCGAATTTCGCAAGGAAAGCCACGATCACGACCCAGCCCAGGGACAGCGGCAGGAACACCTTCCAGCCGATCCGCATCAACTGGTCATAGCGGTACCGCGGCACGATGGCCTTCACCATCGCGAACATGAAGAACCAGATGACCATCTTGAGGAACATCCAGATCGCGCCGTCCGGCAGGCCGGGGATGGGCGACAGCCAGCCACCGAAAAACAGCAGGCTGATCAGCGCGCACATCAGCCACATGGCGATGTATTCGCCGGCCATGAACAGCAGATAGGGGGTCGAGGAATATTCGGTCATGAAGCCCGCGACCAGTTCGGATTCCGCTTCCGGCAGGTCGAAGGGCGGGCGGTTGGTCTCGGCCAGGGCCGACACGAAGAACAGGACGACCATCGGCAGGTGCGGCAGCCAGAACCAGGACAGCAGTCCCGCCCCGCGCTGCGCTTCGACGATGGCCGTCAGGTTCATCGAGCCTGCCGAGATGATCACGCCGATGATGATCAGGCCCAGGCTGACCTCATAGCTGATCATCTGTGCGGCCGACCGCAGCGAGCCCAGGAACGGGAACTTGGAGTTGGACGCCCAGCCCCCCATGATCACCCCATAGACCTCCAGCGAGGAGACCGCGAAGATGAACAGGATGCCCACGTTGATGTCTGCCATGACCCAGCCCGGCGCGAAGGGAATCGCCACGAAGGCCAGCAGCGCCAGCATCATCGACAGGAACGGCGCCAGGAAGAACACGAACTTGTCCGCGCCCGCGGGCACGACGATTTCCTTGACCACGAATTTCAGCGCGTCGGCGAATGTCTGAAGGACGCCCCAGGGCCCGACCACGTTGGGTCCGCGGCGCATCTGCACCGCCGCCCAGATCTTGCGGTCGCCATAGACCATGTAGACCAGCGACAGCATCACGAAGACGATCAGCGCCAGGCCCTGCGCCAGCAGGATCAGCGCGATGCCCCAGGAGGATGCCCAAAATTCAGCCATGATGCCAGTCCCTTTGCCTTACGCCGTTGGAATGCCGCGTGCGTCGCATTCGCGCAAGGTCTCTTCCGTTTCCATCACCCGCAATCCCATCGGCTTGCTGTCCGACAGCAGGAACGCCGATCCGATCAGCAGCTTGCCGTTCCGTTCGGCCTGAAGCGTGCGGACATGCCGACCATAGGGGTTGCCGTTGTCGCGGGCCCAACCGGCCAATGCGCAGGTGGCATACGAGAACGCGATATCCGCGTCCACCCCCTGCTGCAGATTGGCCGTCACCTCGACCAGATCGGCCCCCGCGCCGCGGTTCAGCGGCACCACCTGCACGGCGATGAAGGATTCGGGCGCGATCTCGGTCCCCTCGGCCAGCACCGGCAGCGCGGGCTGGGTCCGGGCGGCGAACGCTTCCAGCGCCTTCTGCTGCGCGGTCTTCTCCCGCGGGCGGTTGGGCGCGACGAGGCCTGCGAAATCCAGATCCAGGTTCTGGTTCAGCGCCTCGAGGTCGGCCTCGGTCACCGCAAAGGCGTCGCGGCCTCCGGGGCTGTCCAGATCCATCGTCGTGACGCTGCCGTCCTCCTCCAGGATCAGGATCTCTCCCGACTGGCTGGACACGCGGGCGCGGCCAAGCCTGTCGCCCCCCGCCACCGAGGCCGCCACCGGAGGACGCGCCTCCGCCCCCCCACCGGTCGAGGTCTGCATGCAGCCCGACAGGGCCAAGACGGCCCCGATCAGGGCCGTCACCGAAGCGCTTGTCCGAACAGTGGGGGTCATCCTTGTTACTCCGCAGCCAACGCGGGCATATGGCGCGCCGCAGCCATGCGCGACAACTCTCCCATCAGCGGAGAGCTGCGTGCGATCGGGTTCGTCAGATAGAAATCACGGATCGGGTTCACGAAGGCCGCCTGGCCCAGGTCCCGCATCGGCAGGGGCTGCCAGTCGCTCTCGACGACCTGATCGACCTGGCCCAGATGCGGCACGGCCTCGACCAGCGCACGACGCAGCTGCGCCAGGCTGTCCCACGGCAGGGTCTGGCCCAGCTCGGCCGACAGGGCGCGCAGGATGGCCCAGTTCTCCTTGGCCTCGCCCGGCGCGAAATTGGCGCGCATGGCCAGCTGGGGACGGCCCTCGGTGTTCACGAACAGGCCCATCTCTTCGGTATAGCAGGCGGCGGGCAGGATGATGTCGGCGCGATGCGCGCCCCGGTCGCCATGGCTGCCCTGATAGATGACTACAGGACCCGCGGCGATCTCGACCTCATCGGCGCCCAGGTTGAAGATCACCTGCGCCCCGTCGATCGCGGCGGACATCCCGCCCTCGGTCACGGCACCCACGTCCATCGCACCCACGCGGCCCGCTGCGGTGTGCAGGACCAGCAGGCGCGCACCGGTGGTCTGGGCCAAGGCCTGGGCGGCGGCCAGCACGGCCTCGCCGTCGGCCTCGCGCAGGGCGCCCTGCCCGATGATGATGATGCCCGCGTCCTCGGACTGTTCGGCCTTGTCCAGCAAGGCGGACAGCGCCGCGCGATCGGTGCCCGCATGGTCATAATCGAAGGTCAAATCGACCGCCGGACCGACGACCGTGACCTGCGCGCCGCGTGCCCAGGCCCGGCGCAGGCGGGCGTTCAGCACGGCCGCCTCGTCGCGCGGGTTGGTCCCGATCAGCAGGATGGACGCAGCGGTGTCGATATCCTCGATCACCGCATTGCCGACATAGCCCGACCGGTTGCCCGCGGGAAGGCGCGCGCCGTCGGTGCGGCATTCCACTGAACCGCCCAGCCCCTCGACCAGCGTCTTGAGGCTGAAGGCCGCCTCGACCGAGGCCAGGTCGCCGACCAGGCCCGCGACCTTTCCGCCCTGCATCGCGCGGGCGGCGGCGGTCAGCACCTCGGGCCAAGTGGCCGGGCGCAGGCGACCGTTCTCGCGCAGATAGGGGGTGTCCAGACGCTGGCGACGCAGACCGTCCCAAACAAAGCGGGTCTTGTCGCTGATCCACTCCTCGTTCACCGCATCATGGTTGCGCGGCAGGATGCGCATCACTTCGCGACCCTTGGTGTCCACGCGGATCGCGCTGCCAAGCGCGTCCATGACGTCGATCGTCTCGGTCTTGGTCAGCTCCCACGGGCGGGCGGTGAAGGCATAGGGCTTCGACACCAGCGCGCCCACCGGGCACAGGTCGATGATGTTGCCCTGCAGGTTCGATTCCAGCGTCTGGTTCAGATAGCTGGTGATCTCGCTGTCCTCGCCGCGACCGGTCTGGCCCATCTGGGTGATTCCCGCGACCTCGCTGGTGAAGCGCACGCAGCGGGTGCAGCTGATGCAGCGCGTCATGTGGGTCTCGACCAGCGGCCCCAGGTTCAGCTCCTCGGAGGCACGCTTGGGCTCGCGATAGCGGCTGAAATCGACGCCGTATGCCATCGCCTGGTCCTGCAGGTCGCATTCGCCGCCCTGGTCGCAGATCGGACAATCCAGCGGATGGTTGATCAGCAGGAACTCCATCACGCCTTCGCGGGCCTTCTTGACCATCGGACTGTTGGTGCGGATCTCAGACGGCGCGCCGTCGGGACCGGGGCGCATGTCCTTGACCTGCATCGCGCAGGAGGCGGCGGGCTTGGGCGGGCCGCCTACGACCTCGACCAGGCACATCCGGCAGTTGCCCGCGATGGACAGCCGCTCGTGATAGCAGAAACGCGGGATCTCGATCCCGGCCTGCTCGCAGGCCTGGATCAAGGTCAGGTTCGGATCGACCTGGATCTCGATGCCGTCGATCTTGATTGTCCGCAATTCGGCCATGATGACTTCCTTATCTGGCACTCAGCAGCGATCCTGCGACCGTCTGCCGTGCGATTTCGTCCCGCCCGAGGCGGCAAAAGGTTTCCGGCTGTCCGTTCACGACACCGTTCTGGACCATATAGCGGTCTGCCTCGGCATAGATGCGTCGGCGATCCTCGCGGCTGTCCAGAAAGGTCTCGATCTCGGTCTCGGAATAGCCCTGATCCAGGGCATAGCGTTTCAGCGCGCGCGCCTCGCTGAAGGCACGGATCATCCGCGCGCTGATGTCGGGGCATCCCCGGCGCAGCATGTCGGCCACACGGGCCTGGACCAGCCGGTCGTTGATATAGGTCTCCTGGCTCAGCGGCACCTGCGCGGCGGCAGGAAGGGCCAGGAACGCCAGGGCGATGGCGGCAAGCATGGGTCGTTTCATCACGGCATCCTTTCGGTAATCACGTGCCTCCACGTAATCACCGGCCGGGCGCATTGCCCGACACGACCCCGTGCGGGGATCGTGATATGCCGCCTTCATGCTCATTCCGCGGCCAGCGCGCCCGTGCGCCCGGTCTTCTTGGCGATCAGGCGATCCTCGATCTCTCCGCGGAAATTGCGGATCAGGCCCTGGATCGGCCATGCCGCCGCGTCGCCCAAGGCACAGATGGTATGGCCTTCGACCTGCTTGGTCACGTCCAGCAGCATGTCGATCTCCTCGACCTCGGCCTCGCCGGACACCAGGCGCGCCATGACGCGCATCATCCAGCCGGTGCCCTCGCGGCAGGGCGTGCATTGGCCGCAGCTTTCGTGCTTGAAGAAGGCGGACAGGCGCCAGATCGCCTTGATGATGTCGGTCGACTGATCCATCACGATCATGCAGCCGGTGCCAAAACTGGATTTCAGCTCGCGCATGCCGTCGTAATCCATGATGGCGTTCTCGCACTGCTCGGCCGTCAGGACCGGGCAGGAGGCGCCGCCGGGAATCACCGCCTTGAGGTTCTTCCAGCCGCCGCGCACGCCGCCGCCATGCTTCTCGATCAGCTCCTTCATGCTGATCGACATGGCCTCCTCGACCACGCAGGGGGCATTCAGGTGGCCGGTCAGGCCGAACAGCTTAACGCCCGCGTTGTTCGGACGGCCAAAGCCCGCGAACCACTCCGCCCCGCGGCGCAGGATCGTCGGCACGACGGCGATGGATTCGACGTTGTTCACCGTGGTCGGACAGCCATAAAGGCCCGCACCCGCCGGAAACGGCGGCTTCATGCGCGGCATGCCCTTCTTGCCCTCCAGGCTTTCCAGCAGCGCGGTCTCCTCGCCACAGATATAGGCGCCGGCGCCGTGGTGCAGGTACAGGTCGAAATCCCATCCCGACCCGGCCGCATTCGCGCCCAGAAGCCCCGCATCATAGCATTCGTCGATGGCGGCCTGCAGGGCCTCCTTTTCGCGGATGTATTCGCCGCGCAGGTAGATGTAGCAGACATGCGCGTTCATCGCGAAGCTTGCGATCAGCGCACCCTCGATCAGGGTGTGCGGATCATGGCGCATGATCTCGCGGTCCTTGCAGGTCGCAGGCTCGGATTCGTCGGCGTTGATCACCAGATAGCTGGGCCGGCCGTCCGATTCCTTGGGCATGAAGGACCATTTCAGACCGGTCGGAAAGCCTGCGCCGCCACGTCCACGCAGCCCCGAAGCCTTGACCTGCTCGATGATCTTGTCGCGCCCGCGGCCGATGATGTCGCCGGTCCCGTCCCAATGGCCGCGCTTCTGCGCGCCCGCCAGGCTGCGGTCGCCCATGCCATACAGGTTGGTGAAAATGCGATCCTGGTCTTTCAGCATCCGATACGTCCTTTATTCCCGGCGTCACGCATTCCTGCGCCGCCAGATACGCCAGGTCACGATCAGCGACCAGACAAAAGCGCCGATGGCGGCAAGGTCGGCCAGAAAGGCCCACCGCGCCGCCCAGTCATAGTGCTGCCCGATCGCCTGGATGGCGAGCCAGATCAGCATGGTCGTCGCGATCACGATCGCGACCAGCCGCATCTGGCGGGCGTCCTGCGCGGGGTCCGCCATCACCCCGCCTCCTGCCTGCGTGCGGCCAGCGCGCGCGCCTGCCCCACCCAGTCGTCATTGCGGATGCGCGACGCGGCGCGGCCGATCCCGGCCGCCATGCGATCCACGTCGGCGTCGTCCCAGGCCGCGATCTGCGAGAACCGCGTCACGCCCGCCTGTTCCAGCGCCTGCTGGACCTTCGGCCCGATGCCCTTTATGGCCCGCAGGTCGTCCGGCCCGCCGGCATAGATGCTGCGCGCGGCGTCCGGCGTCTCGCGCGGGGCGGCCGGAGGAATGGCATCACCCGACGGCGCAATCTCGGGCGCAGCCGCAGGCGCCGGTGCCTGCCGGACGGGCGCGGCCGCCTGCGGCGGCAGCGGCATCGCGTCCCAGTCCGGCTCGTCCATTCGGACCCCGCGGGGATCGCCGAGCCAAGCCACCATCAGGGCCAGCAGGCCACCCGCGATCAGCGCCAGCACCAAGGCCGCCAGCCAGCCCATCTGCCCGAACAGGCCGATGCCCAGAAAGACCAGCAGCGCCGTGACGGCTCCGGTGGTTCTGCTGGCGGGTGTCATGGCTGGCGTCCTTTCTGCGGGTCGTCGGGCTGCGGTCAGTCGCGGTCCTTGTCATCCTTGCGCACATCGGCCGGTTCGCGCGCCGAAACCGGGCGCGCGGCCGAACTGGCCTGCGCCTCCTGCTCGGTCACGCCGGTCGAATCGACCGGTGCCCCGTCCGACGGGCGCGGTTCGCGTTCCGGCGCGGTGTCCACGCCGGTCTGGTCGTCCGCCGCGGCATCGGGCTTGCGGCGCCATTTCGTCAGGATCGGAACCTCGGTCCCGTCGATCCGCTTCAGCGTCTCGCCCAGGTCAGAGGCCAGTTGCACGCTGGCGTTGTGACCCTCCTGCCCCTTCAGATCGGCCAAGCTGGTCAGCCCGCTGACGGGTTCGGACGCAAAGCGACCGGTCTGCGATCCGGGCACCGGAACCTCTCCGGCCGACATGCGGTCGATCAGCGCCTCGAGGCTCTCGGGCGTCAGATCCTCATAGTAGTCCTTGCCGATCTGGGCCATCGGGGCGTTGGCGCAGGCGCCAAGGCACTCGACCTCCTCCCAGCTGAACTTGCCGTCGGCCGACAGGGTATGCGGCGTGGGCGCGATCTTGCGCTTGCAGACCGCGACCAGGTCCTCGGCTCCGCAGATCATGCAGGTCGTGGTGCCGCAGATCTGAATGTTCGCAACAGTCCCAACGGGTTGCAGCTGGAACATGAAGTAGAACGTCGCCACTTCCAGCGCCCGGATATAGGCCATGCCCAACAGTTCGGCGCAATATTCGATGGCGGGACGCGACAGCCAGCCTTCCTGTTCCTGGGCACGCCACAGGACAGGAATGATCGCCGATTGCTGACGACCTTCGGGGTATTTGGTGATCTGTGCCTGCGCCCATTCCAGGTTCGCAGGCGTGAATTCGAAACTGTCCGGCTGGACGGGGTGCAGGCGGCGCAGCATCAGCGGTCAACCTCTCCGAAGACGATATCCTGGGTGGCGATCAGGGCCGGGACGTCGGCCAGCAGATGGCCCTTGGACATCCAGTCCATGGATTGAAGGTGCAGGAACCCCGGCGCGCGAAGTTTCGCACGATAGGGACGGTTGGTGCCGTCGCTGACCAGATAGACGCCGAACTCGCCCTTGGGGGCCTCGACGGCGGCATAGACCTCTCCGGCGGGAACGCGGAAGCCCTCGGTGTACAGCTTGAAGTGATGGATCAGGCTTTCCATGTCCCGCTTCATGTCGCCCCGCTTGGGCGGGGTCAGCTTGCCGCGGGCCAGAACCTCGCCCGGCCCTTCGGCCCGCAGCTTGGCGATCGCCTGCTTCATGATCAGCGTCGATTCACGCATTTCCTGCATCCGGCACAGGAAACGGTCATAGCAGTCGCCGTTCGTACCGACCGGGATCTTGAAGTCGAACTCGTCATAGCATTCGTAAGGCTGGCTGCGACGCAGGTCCCAGGCCATGCCCGATCCGCGCACCATCACGCCCGAGAAACCCCAATCCAGCGCATCCTGTTCGGACACGATGCCGATGTCGACCAGCCGCTGCTTGAAGATGCGGTTTTCGGTCAGCAGCGTGTCCAGATCGTCCAGAACCTTGGGGAAACGCTCGCACCACGCCTCCATGTCGTCCAGCAGGTCGGGGGTCAGGTCCTGATGGACGCCGCCCGGCCGGAAATAGGCTGCATGCAGACGCGCGCCCGATGCGCGTTCATAGAAGATCATCAGATCCTCGCGCGCCTCGAAACCCCATAGCGGCGGGGTCAGGGCGCCGACGTCCAGCGCGCCGGTCGTCAGGCCCAGAAGGTGGTTCAGGATACGCCCCACCTCGCAGAACAGCACCCGGATCAGGCTGGCGCGGCGCGGCACGACCGTCCCGGTCAGACGTTCGATCGCCAGGCACCAGGCGTGTTCCTGGTTCATCGGCGACACGTAATCCAGCCGGTCGAAATACGGCAGGTTCTGAAGATAGGTCCGGCTTTCCATCAGCTTCTCGGTGCCGCGGTGCAGCAGGCCGATATGCGGGTCGGCGCGTTCCACGACCTCGCCGTCCAGCTCCAGCACCATGCGCAGCACACCATGCGCGGCAGGGTGTTGCGGACCGAAGTTGATGTTGAAGTTGCGAATGCGCTGTTCGCCGGTCACCAGGTCGTGGCTGCCGTCGTCATAGCTGTTCGCGCGGATGTCGCCGTCCATCATTTCGCGGCCCCCTTTTCGTCGCCGGGCAGGGCGTATTGCACGCCTTCCCAGGGCGACAGGAAATCGAACTGCCGGTATTCCTGCACCAGCGACACGGGCTCATAGATCACGCGCTTTTCGGCGTCGTCATATCGAACCTCGACATAACCGGTGGTCGGAAAGTCCTTGCGCAGC is a window from the Paracoccus marcusii genome containing:
- the nuoK gene encoding NADH-quinone oxidoreductase subunit NuoK is translated as MIGLTHYLVVGAILFVAGIFGIFVNRKNVIVILMSIELMLLAVNINFVAFSAHLGDLGGQIFTMFILTVAAAEAAIGLAILVVFFRNRGTIAVEDVNVMKG
- the nuoG gene encoding NADH-quinone oxidoreductase subunit NuoG, which codes for MAELRTIKIDGIEIQVDPNLTLIQACEQAGIEIPRFCYHERLSIAGNCRMCLVEVVGGPPKPAASCAMQVKDMRPGPDGAPSEIRTNSPMVKKAREGVMEFLLINHPLDCPICDQGGECDLQDQAMAYGVDFSRYREPKRASEELNLGPLVETHMTRCISCTRCVRFTSEVAGITQMGQTGRGEDSEITSYLNQTLESNLQGNIIDLCPVGALVSKPYAFTARPWELTKTETIDVMDALGSAIRVDTKGREVMRILPRNHDAVNEEWISDKTRFVWDGLRRQRLDTPYLRENGRLRPATWPEVLTAAARAMQGGKVAGLVGDLASVEAAFSLKTLVEGLGGSVECRTDGARLPAGNRSGYVGNAVIEDIDTAASILLIGTNPRDEAAVLNARLRRAWARGAQVTVVGPAVDLTFDYDHAGTDRAALSALLDKAEQSEDAGIIIIGQGALREADGEAVLAAAQALAQTTGARLLVLHTAAGRVGAMDVGAVTEGGMSAAIDGAQVIFNLGADEVEIAAGPVVIYQGSHGDRGAHRADIILPAACYTEEMGLFVNTEGRPQLAMRANFAPGEAKENWAILRALSAELGQTLPWDSLAQLRRALVEAVPHLGQVDQVVESDWQPLPMRDLGQAAFVNPIRDFYLTNPIARSSPLMGELSRMAAARHMPALAAE
- the nuoH gene encoding NADH-quinone oxidoreductase subunit NuoH, encoding MAEFWASSWGIALILLAQGLALIVFVMLSLVYMVYGDRKIWAAVQMRRGPNVVGPWGVLQTFADALKFVVKEIVVPAGADKFVFFLAPFLSMMLALLAFVAIPFAPGWVMADINVGILFIFAVSSLEVYGVIMGGWASNSKFPFLGSLRSAAQMISYEVSLGLIIIGVIISAGSMNLTAIVEAQRGAGLLSWFWLPHLPMVVLFFVSALAETNRPPFDLPEAESELVAGFMTEYSSTPYLLFMAGEYIAMWLMCALISLLFFGGWLSPIPGLPDGAIWMFLKMVIWFFMFAMVKAIVPRYRYDQLMRIGWKVFLPLSLGWVVIVAFLAKFEVFGTFWARWAGV
- a CDS encoding carboxymuconolactone decarboxylase family protein — encoded protein: MTDPFTKMFQQMLSQGQEMARTFNPALEHFDVKAFEKMFPTMPADMLEMWFGKTFNRDGLDARTRLLVTIAAMTVQGALAEPQMRMTIRHAIEAGATPREIAEVIYQMGMFGGLPAMQKALEIAQGVFTESEGSPQS
- the nuoL gene encoding NADH-quinone oxidoreductase subunit L, which produces MAQFILFAPLLGALIAGFGWRLIGERGAQILTTTILFAAAALSWVVFLTLGEPQSIPVMDWIVSGDFTSEWAIRLDRLTAIMLIVINSVSALVHLYSFGYMAHDENFGDDEPYRARFFAYLSFFTFSMLMLVTSDNLLQMFFGWEGVGVASYLLIGFYFKKQSAGAAAMKAFIVNRVGDFGFLLGIFGLWWMTGSIQFDEIFAQVPMLAQTEMTFLWRDWNAANVLAILLFIGAMGKSAQLFLHTWLPDAMEGPTPVSALIHAATMVTAGVFLVCRMSPLYEFAPEAKMFIVYIGATTAFFAATVGLVQNDIKRVIAYSTCSQLGYMFVAAGVGVYSVAMFHLFTHAFFKAMLFLGAGSVIHAMHHEQDMRNYGGLRKKIPLTFAAMMIGTLAITGVGIPLTHIGFAGFLSKDAVIESAFVGSTYAFWMLVIAALMTSFYSWRLMFMTFFGTPRGDHHAHDHAHESPRVMTAPLVVLAFGSIFAGMIWYNSFFEEEGVAGFFGIEAAVHHEEAGHAEGAAVAGTGTALEGSVAEAPAAEPEGAATHAAAGAAEDPADIASYAVTPGAIYMRPDNHVMHDAHYVPAWVKVSPFIAMLIGFGLAWLMYIRRPELPGQLAAQQRGLYQFLLNKWYFDQAYDAIFVRPARWIGRKLWTAGDGAVIDGAINGLALGIIPRLTRFAGRVQSGYLFHYAFAMVLGIVGLLIWVMMRGAH
- the nuoI gene encoding NADH-quinone oxidoreductase subunit NuoI, whose translation is MAFDVVRATKYFLMVDFIKGFGLGMRYFFAPKATINYPHEKGPLSPRFRGEHALRRYPNGEERCIACKLCEAICPAQAITIDAEPRDDGSRRTTRYDIDMTKCIYCGFCQEACPVDAIVEGPNFEFATETREELFYNKDKLLDNGARWESEIARNLAMDAPYR
- a CDS encoding NADH-quinone oxidoreductase subunit J yields the protein MMTFAFYLFAISVCTAGFMVVLARNPVHSVLWLILAFLSAAGLFVLLGAEFVAMLLIIVYVGAVAVLFLFVVMMLDVDFTKLKGEFARYLPLAGLIAIVLLAQLAIAYGAWESSDQSATLRSVPMATEVLNTNAIGLLLYDRYILPFQISGLILLVAMIGAITLTMRHRTNVKRQDVIAQMHRDPAKAMQLRDVKPGQGL
- a CDS encoding DUF5333 domain-containing protein translates to MKRPMLAAIALAFLALPAAAQVPLSQETYINDRLVQARVADMLRRGCPDISARMIRAFSEARALKRYALDQGYSETEIETFLDSREDRRRIYAEADRYMVQNGVVNGQPETFCRLGRDEIARQTVAGSLLSAR